From Streptomyces chrestomyceticus JCM 4735, one genomic window encodes:
- a CDS encoding alpha/beta fold hydrolase, producing the protein MTEHFATGNGISLCYETIGSPGNRPLLLIFGMYGQLIWWDDVLCRQLASEGFFVIRFDNRDSGRSQHLTTPPHLLRTALRLTRPAYTLTDMAEDALGLLDHLHIPAAHIVGASMGGMIAQELALRHPHRVLSLTSMMSTPHALTIGRRTDLTLLPYLLRRHPTDLDGYIRTSMAMLRKLSSPHLPFDENGTRTLLRRSHARGIDPDGTHRQMAAVLTAADRTKALKKLRLPATVLHGTHDPLVPVACARATARAIPGARLRVIPGMGHHFPPEAWPHLLDGLHTAAQGAL; encoded by the coding sequence ATGACTGAACATTTCGCCACCGGCAACGGGATCAGCCTCTGCTACGAGACGATCGGAAGTCCGGGGAACCGCCCCCTTCTCCTGATCTTCGGCATGTACGGACAACTGATTTGGTGGGACGACGTCCTGTGCCGCCAGCTGGCATCCGAAGGCTTTTTCGTCATCCGCTTCGACAACCGCGACAGCGGCCGCTCACAGCACCTGACCACCCCACCACACCTCCTGCGCACCGCGCTGCGCCTGACCCGGCCGGCCTACACCCTCACCGACATGGCCGAAGACGCCCTCGGGCTCCTCGACCACCTCCACATACCTGCAGCTCACATCGTCGGAGCGTCCATGGGCGGCATGATCGCCCAGGAACTCGCCCTCCGGCACCCCCACCGAGTGCTGTCCCTGACGTCGATGATGTCCACACCCCACGCACTGACCATCGGCCGCCGCACCGACCTCACCCTCCTGCCCTACCTCCTGCGCCGCCACCCCACCGACCTGGACGGCTACATCCGCACCAGCATGGCCATGCTGCGCAAGCTGTCCTCCCCCCACCTGCCCTTCGACGAAAACGGCACGCGGACCCTCCTGCGCCGCAGCCACGCCCGAGGCATCGACCCCGACGGCACCCACCGCCAGATGGCAGCCGTCCTGACCGCGGCCGACCGCACCAAAGCCCTGAAGAAGCTGCGCCTGCCGGCCACGGTCCTGCACGGCACCCACGACCCCCTCGTGCCCGTCGCCTGCGCCCGGGCAACGGCACGCGCCATCCCCGGAGCACGATTGCGGGTCATCCCCGGCATGGGCCATCACTTTCCCCCCGAGGCGTGGCCGCACTTGCTCGACGGGCTGCACACAGCAGCACAAGGAGCCCTCTGA
- a CDS encoding wax ester/triacylglycerol synthase domain-containing protein, which translates to MTTTTAHRLRATASGTDIMSSKDHLTWRVESGTRAKPIIVAVMFLEDRLPWEQFVAWHGHLCAGMPRMQARVHEPPTAFRRPHWDPDPDFRLEHHLHHITVGGKGTRRDVLDTAATLAEIPFCQNRSPWNGYLIDGLDDGRSAYMLKISHSIADGVRLREMFLRQAAAQQPAPPPAPPATTGPATASERRIARPVAMARRLRKAAQFAAQALTDIRDRPYPVPPKKTRFARRYYTTKVPTAPFKDVAVAGGGTVHDALVAAVAHGCHRYHQARDIQRPRLRVFSPYARPPLTGQRPFAPMGNHWFIVRFTLRADQPDARRRISEVRTAVQGAYHRDAADWMGAVARISPLLPLRWFETGFLRLCASHDFGISNMPGPRTPLSVGGVRAQEIYAIAPVMGFAVAVTLLSYRDHCHVTVNIDPDVIADPDLLAQHIHDSLGDLATSAEHHPGRT; encoded by the coding sequence ATGACCACGACCACCGCGCACCGACTCCGCGCCACCGCGTCCGGCACGGACATCATGAGCAGCAAAGACCACCTGACCTGGCGCGTGGAGAGCGGCACCCGCGCAAAACCGATCATCGTGGCCGTAATGTTCCTGGAAGACCGGCTGCCTTGGGAGCAGTTCGTTGCCTGGCACGGGCACCTGTGCGCGGGCATGCCCCGCATGCAAGCCCGCGTCCACGAACCCCCCACCGCCTTCCGCCGCCCCCACTGGGACCCGGACCCCGACTTCCGCCTCGAACACCACCTGCACCACATCACCGTGGGCGGTAAAGGCACCCGCCGCGACGTCCTCGACACCGCCGCGACGCTGGCCGAAATCCCCTTCTGCCAAAACAGGTCCCCCTGGAACGGCTACCTGATCGACGGCCTGGACGACGGACGCTCCGCCTACATGCTCAAGATCTCGCACAGCATCGCCGACGGCGTCCGCCTGCGTGAGATGTTCCTGCGCCAAGCCGCCGCCCAGCAGCCGGCCCCACCCCCCGCTCCGCCAGCCACCACCGGCCCGGCCACCGCCTCCGAACGCCGTATCGCCCGACCGGTCGCTATGGCACGCCGTCTGCGCAAGGCCGCCCAGTTCGCCGCCCAAGCCCTGACCGACATCCGCGACCGGCCCTACCCCGTGCCGCCGAAGAAGACCCGCTTCGCCCGCCGCTACTACACCACCAAGGTGCCCACCGCCCCGTTCAAGGACGTCGCCGTCGCCGGCGGCGGCACCGTGCACGACGCGCTCGTCGCCGCGGTCGCCCACGGCTGCCACCGATACCACCAGGCCCGCGACATCCAGCGCCCCCGCCTGCGCGTCTTCTCCCCGTACGCCCGGCCACCGCTCACCGGACAGCGCCCCTTCGCCCCGATGGGCAACCACTGGTTCATCGTCCGCTTCACCCTGCGCGCCGACCAGCCCGACGCCCGCCGGCGCATCAGCGAAGTGCGCACCGCCGTCCAGGGGGCCTACCACCGCGACGCCGCCGACTGGATGGGCGCCGTCGCCCGCATCAGCCCCCTGCTGCCGCTGCGCTGGTTCGAGACCGGCTTCCTGCGCCTGTGCGCCTCCCATGACTTCGGCATCAGCAACATGCCCGGGCCCCGCACCCCCCTGTCCGTCGGCGGCGTCCGCGCCCAGGAGATCTACGCCATCGCACCGGTCATGGGATTCGCCGTAGCCGTCACCCTGCTGTCCTACCGCGACCACTGCCACGTCACCGTCAATATCGACCCCGACGTCATCGCCGACCCCGACCTGCTCGCCCAGCACATCCACGACAGCCTCGGCGACCTCGCCACCAGCGCAGAACACCACCCCGGCCGCACCTGA